One window of Pelmatolapia mariae isolate MD_Pm_ZW linkage group LG18, Pm_UMD_F_2, whole genome shotgun sequence genomic DNA carries:
- the LOC135932171 gene encoding zinc finger protein OZF-like → MTIGDDRKRKPNMITDYNHMKCGVDLLDQMARMYSVRAATRRWPVVVFYNILDLAKMNAYILYKGYFPQHDCKDEEGLTNQQVCNQEKNSSLGQEDPSQIKGEQEELSTNEEEKPLVLMQETANFPSREKSDHSESEPSCDQCLSHNSPDTDQDESKDGNSHRNKLEEIVSGLTVQNSKAAKLCRTCGKRFIWKSDLTKHMRSHTGEKPHSCSTCGKRFNLKQILNMHMRIHTGEKPHSCSTCGIRFTRKAHLKRHMQIHTGEKPHCCSTCGKRFPVKSNLKAHMRVHTGEKPKSCSTCGKRFTQKGQLKRHMQIHTGEKPHSCSTCGKRFTQKGPLKRHMQIHTGEKPHSCSTCGKRFSLKGNLNVHMRIHTGEKPHSCSTCGKRFTQKGPLKTHMQSHTGEKPHSCSTCGKRFSLKGHLNMHMRIHTGEKPHSCSTCGKRFTQKGPLKRHMKIHTAGVWEQEGSELTYQGSGDTEHEH, encoded by the exons ATGACGATCGGTGAcgacagaaagaggaaacccaacatGATAACTGACtataaccacatgaag tgtggtgtagactTGTTGGACCAAATGGCGCGAATGTATTCCGTAAGAGcagcaacacgcaggtggccagtagTGGTTTTCTACAATATTCTGGACCTGGCGAAGAtgaatgcctacattttgtacaagggAT ATTTTCCACAACATGACTGTAAGGATGAGGAGGGGCTCACAAATCAGCAGGTCTGTAACCAGGAGAAGAACTCCAGTTTAGGCCAGGAGGATCCTTCACAGATTAAAGGGGAACAGGAGGAACTCAGTACCAATGAAGAGGAAAAACCACTTGTGCTAATGCAGGAGACTGCAAATTTTCCATCTCGTGAAAAAAGTGACCACAGTGAATCAGAACCAAGCTGTGACCAGTGCCTTTCTCACAACTCTCCTGACACAGATCAGGATGAAAGCAAGGATGGTAACTCACACAGAAATAAGTTGGAGGAAATTGTATCAGGCCTGACAGTTCAAAATTCCAAGGCAGCTAAGTTATGTAGaacctgtgggaaaagatttatTTGGAAGTCAGACTTGACTAAACACATGCGAAGTCACACTGGTGAGAAACCACAttcttgtagcacctgtgggaaaagatttaaTTTGAAACAAATTTTGAATATGCACATgcgaattcacacaggtgagaagccacattcttgtagcacctgtgggatAAGGTTTACTCGGAAGGCTCACTTGAAGAGACACATgcaaattcacacaggtgagaagccacattgctgtagcacctgtgggaaaagatttcCTGTAAAATCAAATTTGAAAGCACACATGCgagttcacacaggtgagaagccaaagtcttgtagcacctgtgggaaaagatttacTCAGAAAGGTCAGTTGAAGAGACACATgcaaattcacacaggtgagaagccacattcttgtagcacctgtgggaaaagatttacTCAGAAGGGTCCGTTGAAGAGACACATgcaaattcacacaggtgagaagccacattcttgtagcacctgtgggaaaagatttagTCTTAAGGGTAACTTGAATGTGCACATgcgaattcacacaggtgagaagccacattcttgtagcacctgtgggaaaagatttacTCAGAAGGGTCCGTTGAAGACTCACATGCAaagtcacacag gtgagaagccacattcttgtagcacctgtgggaaaagatttagTCTGAAGGGTCACTTGAATATGCACATgcgaattcacacaggtgagaagccacattcttgtagcacctgtgggaaaagatttacTCAGAAGGGTCCGTTGAAGAGACACATGaaaattcacacag